A window of Rosa rugosa chromosome 7, drRosRugo1.1, whole genome shotgun sequence genomic DNA:
ttattataataatctcatccaacggtcggtttttccatttcatttgaattgatagaggctgccctttggagtgtatgatatataaatataggtttataagagtaactaagtttgacctagttgatcgaattcgaaacgagaaccaaattggctggattttctacaaccaccataaaacattacaatctctccatcgagcggttggtttctccgaattcattttccacttcatggttgctttagaatgaacctcaacaatttaaatgtaatgtatgagtcatacaactttagaatgaaaattggtataggccaatgtgtttgtaattaaatttttttttttttttatcttatgtccacgcacatccatcgatggaatatttacaaacgtgatgtgaaaaaataagcacgtttcgcggttgtcatgccatcggtcaaccaagaaaacatataagtgactacggttgaccaattcgatcgggttcgaacatatggtgaaattagctaaattttttaccacacgcataatttattgtaataatcttaTCCAACGGtttggtttttccattttctttgaattgatagaggttgccatttggagtgtatgatatataaatataggtttataagagtaactaagtttgacctacttgatcgaattcgaaacgagaaccaaattggctggattttctacaaccaccataaaacattacaatctctccattgagcggttggtttctccgaattcattttccacttcatggttgctttagaatgaacctcaacaatttaaatgcaatgtataagtcatacaactttagaaagaaaattggtataggccaatgtgtttgtaattaattttttttttttttatcttatgtccacgcacatccatcgatggaatatttacaaacgtgatgtgaaaaaataagcacgtttcgcggttgtcatgccatcggtcatccaagaaaacatataagtgactacggttgaccaatccgatcgggttcaaaACTATgatgaaattgactaaatttttaaccacacccacaatttattgtaataatcacatccaacgatcggttttcccattttctttgaatttatagaggttgctctttggagtgtatgtatgatatataaatatagatttataaaaaaaaaatatgtaaaatactaaaattatatatatgtttttagaaTGATAtagaaaagcccggcccggcccgaaaaaaagGTGGGCTACccagcccggcccgaaaaagcccgcaaggcccgccttTTAAGGATGAGCTTGGATCTTATGATTTATAATGAAGCCTGgcccgttgacgaggcctaCTCATTGTGGAGGTATTGGTGTTGTGATTAGGGGCTCAACATGTGTAGTTGTTGGTTGATTATGTTGCAAGGGTTAATTTTCTTACTCCGAATATTGTTGAGGCTATGACATGCAGACCGCTTGTGAGTTGGCCACTGTATTCAATTTGGCTCCTATAGTTTTTGAACATAATGTCTAAAGTTGGTTATAGCTTCTAAAAACAGAGGATGATGGCTCAGGttttggtagaatttcagaGGATATTAAAGACTCGCTCTCCTCTCTGCTAGCAACTTTTTTCACTCATGTCTTTAGAGAGTCCAGCTCAGCGGCACATATGATATCTAAGGTGGCTCTATAATCTTATGTATCTTCTAAGAGTACATAGAGTGGTCATGCTCCTCTAGTCTTCAATAGTTTTATTGCTACTCATTATATGAAGTAATTTACATCGAATAAAGCTTGACCTTTCcctctcaaaaaaataaaactcattttttgtttttcattttattttctttggtcaagGGGAGGTTATCTGTCtcccctcattttttttttaaaacataaatacaaaaagagaggttctattcatacctcttgATTTGGTATTTAGATAGTCATAATTTGTGTTTAGATTATGACGTCCTAATCCCAAGCTCTGATATTATAGCACTCCAtgaatttagagagagagagagagagagttgtggAAACGATGGAAGACCAGGAGGtgtagagagaaaaaaataaaaattattgggCAAAATTGGAAATCTAGTGTGCcaaaatatgaaattatgaaaagAAAATCATCCATAGAAAAAGGGCAAAAAagaggggaaaaagaaaaagaaaataagaaatacATACATAAATGTGGGTTTGTTAGTACAAACGCAGGTTGAATGAAATATATCAGTCTCTTCCGTCCGTCGTCTAGAGAGGCACCAACTTTGTCTCTCGCTCCACACAACTCCCTGGTGTTTTCGCCAATCGACCTTTGTTGTTGCCCTAAAATCATCCCCTTCGCCACCAAATCATGGGCAAAGCTGTCATCTCCGACGACGAGGGTAaatctctgtttctctctctctctctctctccctctctccctctgcTTACAAATGGTTTTGCATTATTGTGCTCAGATGAGGTCGAGCTCGACGAGGAGGATAGGGAACCCCTCGACGGGGACACAGTCGACCaggacggcggcggcggcggcggcgacgaagatgaggacgaagaagacGGTACGCCCCTTTATTTTCTCCCCTATTTCTTAATACGTATGTTTGGTGTTTTCGAGATTTAAAATTTGTGAATTTTGGGGGTTTAAGGATCCATCTAGGGTTTGGGTTAGGGCCTTTATTTGTTTGCAAAGATTGGCTTTGAATAATGCTGATTGgtttttattatgaattttgCAGAAGGGCCAGATGAATATGAGAAGGATGATTTTATCGTAGATGAtgttgatgaagaagatgatcaggaggaagaagagagggcCGACAGTGATGAGGagaggcagaagaagaagaaaagaaagaaaaagtaaattCCCTGCCTGAGCTGTTGTTTTCAATTTAAGATATCGCAGGGTTTTTTTAGGTTTCAAGAGCTTGAATGAAAATTCAGTGTATTGTATTTGGCCCCATGGAAAGAAAACTGCATTCCAATAGTTTGGAAGTTGTTTTAGTCTTGTCCTTTAGATGAAGCCAATGCAATGTCAATGAAAATCTTTGTATCTTTCAAGTCTTCTAGAAATTAATTAGAGGCTGTTCTTCGTATAACTTTtcctttgccttttttttttgtagagaGGAGTATGTTCTTGATGAAGATGACTACGAGCTCCTGGAGGACAATAATGTGATTGCCCCGCGCAGAAAGGTTGTGAACACCGCCCATACCCATACCCATTCCAGTTCCTGTTGAATTATAAACGCATTTGTACATGTGTGTGTTTGTGCATAATGAAGATTTCAAgggttttctcttctttctttggcCAAACTTTCAGGGGAAATTTAAGCGGCTGAAAAAAGCTCAGAGGCATGCTCAGGGGGACCTTGGTGGATTATCTGATGAGGAGGAGTTTCCTGGTACTGGTAAAGGGGGAAGAACTGCAGAGGAGAAGCTTAAGTTCTCATTATTTGGTGGTGATGATGAAGGTATATCCATCTAGATATATGTATAACTTGACTTGTAAAATGATCAATATATGAATCTGGTTTATTCTTGATTGGTCATACTATGTGACAATGTAGGCCCTCCACTTGAGGACATTGCTGAAGAGGAGGAACCAGCAGAAGCGGAAGATGACGGAGAAGATGAAATGGCAGACTTTATAGTCGACGAAGAATTTGATGAGGCTGGTGTTCCTGTCAGGTATATTCTGCAGTGTGTGCATGTCATCTCACGAATTTGACTTGGTTATGTTTTGAACTTAATTTTCTAATTGTTGATTAATCattgcctttttttttctttcttaatccTTGGCTAGACAGAAGAAGcttaagaaaaagaaatccaGGCAGGCACCAGGAGTATCTTCATCTGCTCTGCAGGAAGCCCATGACATATTCGGTGATGTTGATGAATTACTGCAGCTGCGTAAGCAAGGTTTGGATTCTAGTGAATGGAAGGAAAGGAGGCTTGAAGATGAATTTGAACCAATTGTTCTTTCGGAAAAGTATATGACAGAGAAGGATGACCAGATTCGGGAGATTGATGTCCCAGAAAGAATTCAGGTCCTTTTAGTTTCCTGTGAATAATATCCTGTAATTCAAGATTTCAGTTTTCATGATTTCTTTTTATGTTCTTTTCTTTGTAGGTATATGAGGAAAGCACTGGTTTTCCTCCACTTGATGAAAAGAGCATAGATGATGAGAGTACCTGGATATTCAATCAACTTGCAAGTGGTACAGTTCCTTTTTTTGGCAAGACAGGCCTGGGGAATTCCATAAGCAGGGACGACATCATTGGATTCTTGAACTTGCACCATGTGCAGAAATTGGATGTTAGTATTGTTGTTAATGTCAATAACTCTATACTCTTTAGTTTATCtgatatttattttattaatctGTCATTCTCTCTTTTCAGGTTCCTTTTATTGCAATGTATCGGAAAGAGGAGTGCCTTAGTATATTGAAAGATCCTGAACACATGGACATGGATGATCAAAATGAGAAAGCATCCACACTAAAGTGGCACAAGGTACTTGTCGTCAAACACTTAAGATGGCATGCAGTTTAAGTATGAACAAGAAATATATTGAaaagctttttgtttttgttttttgtctaGGTACTTTGGTCCATTCAGGACTTGCATAGAAAATGGTTGCTGCTTCAGAAGAGGAAAAGTGCTCTGCAATCTTATTACGAAAAGCGGTTTGATGAAGAATCTCGACGCATATATGATGAGACCAGACTAACTTTAAATCAGCAACTTTTTGAATCAATTATGAAGTCACTAAAGGCTGCAGAATCAGAGAGAGAAGTTGATGATGTGGACACCAAGTTTAACTTGCATTTCCCTGCTGGTGAGATAGGTGTGGATGAGGGCCAATATAAGAGGCCTAAGAGGAAGTCCCTTTATAGTATCTGCAGTAAGGCTGGCTTGTGGGAGGTTGCCAGCAAGTTTGGTTACACCTCTGAACAGTTTGGTTTGCAATTGTCACTAGAGAAAATGGTAAGTTTGTCTTTTCTTGCTCATTCATATGTTTTTCCTTACAAGAGACATAAGTTTCCCACTTTATTTGATGTTAGAGAATGGATGAGCTGGAGGATGCGAAAGAGACGCCAGAGGAATTGGCTTCAAACTTCACATGTGCAATGTTTGAGACACCTCAGGAAGTGCTCAAAGGAGCCAGGCATATGGTAGGCCTTAATTGAGTTCAGTATATTCTCTTTTATAGCTTGCCTGATCATAAGTTCATAAGCTCTGGTACAATGTGGAATGATGGTCTTTCGTGACTTGTTTCAGGCTGCTGTTGAGATAAGCTGTGAGCCATGTGTCAGGAAGTATGTTAGGAGCAACTACTTGGATATGGTTGAGTTGTCCACCAGCCCAACACCAGACGGAAATACTGCAATTGAAGCTTTTCATCAGTTTGCAGGGGTGAAGTGGTTGCAAAGAAAGCCATTAAATAGATTTGGGGATGCACAATGGCTGCTTATCCAGAAGGCTGAAGAGGAGAAGCTTCTTCAAGTTACTATTAAGCTACCGGAAGACAGACTAAACAAGTTGATGAGCGACTTTAATGAGTACTATCTTAGTGATGGTGTTAGTAAATCTGCACAACTGTGGAATGAGCAGCGGAAGTTGATATTGCAGGATgctcttttcaattttcttctaCCTTCAATGGAGAAAGAAGCAAGATCCTTGTTGACTAGTAGGGCAAAAAACTGGTTATTGATGGAATACGGAAAGGTTTTGTGGAATAAAGTCTCTGTGGGACCATATCAACGGAAAGAGAATGACATTAGTTCAGACGATGAAGCTGCACCCAGGGTCATGGCTTGCTGTTGGGGCCCTGGGAAGCCAGCAACCACTTTTGTTATGTTAGATTCATCGGGGGAGGTGCTAGATGTGCTTTACACGGGATCTCTCACCTTACGCTCCCAGAACGTTAACGATCAGCAACGTAAGAAAAATGACCAAGAACGTGTTTTGAAGTTCATGACTGATCACCAACCACATGTGGCTGTTCTAGGAGCTGTTAATTTGTCTTGTGTTCGCCTGAAAGAAGATATTTACGAGGTGAGACTACAGTTTTCATGCTGGTGATTGATTTGTGGTTATTTTTCAATGTAGTGGCATATTCAATTGATTTttgaagttatatatatatatatatatatatatatatattttttttttgggtgggggGTGATAATGAAATAATTTTGGAAATTGAAATGGAAGTCTTGTTCATCATTTCTGTAGTATCTTCTTAATATAACTTTTTCTTGGTAGAACAAGATAGTGTATTGGAAAGTCTTAATGGAAACAATCTGATGAGATGAGGTGATGTCTTTTTCATATGTCCTTACTTTATCTGGTTTTGTGGGGATTTTCTCATAGTATGTATAGAGTAGAGTATGTGCATCCCATATTTTAAAAAGCCATCTTTTGCACACCTGATGCTTATTTGTTTGCTTCTTGCAATTATCAGATAATCTTTAAGATGGTGGAGGAGAATCCTAGAGATGTTGGACAGGATATGGATGGGCTAAGCATTGTCTATGGAGATGAATCTTTGGCTCGCCTGTATGAAAACTCTCGCATTTCATCTGATCAGCTACCTGCACAATCAGGTACTAATATCCCCCATCTTCGAAATCTTATGTCTTCATATTAAATGGCTTGTTGATTATACGATCTGTGTTGTCAGGCATTGTGAAGCGTGCTGTTGCTCTGGGGCGTTACCTTCAAAATCCATTGGCAATGGTCGCCACTCTTTGTGGGCCAGGAAGAGAAATCTTATCTTGGAAACTCAATCCTTTGGAGAACTTTCTCACCCCAGATGAGAAGTATGCAATGATTGAACAAGTCATGGTAGATGTTACAAACCAAGTAGGCCTCGACATAAATTTGGCTATAAGCCACGAATGGTTATTTGCACCTTTGCAATTCATTTCTGGGCTCGGACCTAGAAAAGCAGCATTTTTGCAGCGATCGTTGGTAAGATCTGGTGCAATATTTACTCGGAAGGACTTTTTGACAGCACATGGGTTAAGTAAAAAGGTGTTTGTTAATGCAGTTGGTTTCTTGCGTGTTCGGCGCAGTGGGCTGGCTGCTAGCAGCAGCCAATTTATTGATCTGTTGGATGATACAAGAATTCATCCAGAATCCTATATTCTTGCCCAAGAATTGGCCAAAGATGTTTTTGAAGTTGATGGTGGCAATGATGATGAGGATGCTATGGAGATGGCTATAGAACATGTTAGGGATCGGCCTGCTTATCTAAAAAATCTTGATGTTGAAGCGTATGCTAAAAGCAAAGAGCGTGAGAATAAGATACAAACATTTTGTGACATCAGGAGAGAATTAATACAGGGTTTTCAGGATTGGCGTAAGAAATATGAAGAACTAAGTCAAGATGAAGAATTCTATATGATTTCAGGTGAAACTGAAGATACCCTTGCTGAAGGAAGAATTGTGCTGGCCACAGTTCGCAGGGTACAAGCTCAAAGGGCAATATGTGCACTTGAATCTGGACTGACTGGTATGCTTATGAAAGAAGACTATTCAGATGATTCAAGGGATATTTCTGACTTATCTGAGAGACTGAATGAGGGTGACATTCTCTCGTGCAAGATCAAATCTATTCAAAAGAATAGGTATCAGGTGTTCCTAGTTTGTAGAGAGAGTGAAATGAGAAATAATCGAAATCAAAATATTCAGCATCTCGATAACTATTACCATGAAGACAGGAGAAGTCTACAGACAGAGCAAGAAAAAGCTCGTAAGGAGAAAGAGCTTGCGAAAAAACATTTCAAGCCAAGGATGATTGTTCATCCTCGCTTCCAGAATATTACGGCTGATGAAGCAATGAAGGTATGCTGTCTGTAAGTTTTATTATTGATAATTCGACTACATCTGTGAGTGGGCCTTTCTGGTCCTTACTTTTCTTAAAATCAGTACATcctatataaataaataaatatatatatatatatatatatatatatatatatatatatatatatatatatatatatatattattccaAACCATCTTCTTACAGATATTATCATCTACTTGTTTTACAGTTCTTATCTGATAAAGATCCTGGGGAAAGTATTATTCGTCCTAGTTCCCGTGGGCCTTCGTATTTGACCTTAACTCTGAAAGTTTACGATGGAGTTTATGCTCACAAAGACGTAGTTGAAGGTGGAAAGGAACACAAGGATATCACTAGCTTACTCCGTATCGGAAAGACTCTGAAAATTGGAGAGGACACTTTTGAAGATTTAGATGAGGTCAGTATTTTAAATACAATTTGTTTTTGGAAGTAATACTATATTAATTGTCTTACCTTTCGGTCATTGTATTGATCAATCTTAATTGTCAAGTACTAACGAATTGTCAATTTGTACCAATGTAATTGGCCTATGTACGTTATGATAGTGCTACTATCGTGGATGGATAGAATTATGGGAAAAGCAATTATTATTGAGTTTTATATTTAGTATAAGATGGCACCAatctatactctctctctctctctctcactcactctctctctctctctttctcacacacacacacacacacacacacagattaTCAATTTTTGAGGGCAGTTCTTATTGGCTATTTGTTCTTATAATATGCTTGTTATACTTGGATATTAAAAGTGGTGCCTCATGATGCATTTCTGCATCATGATGTTGAGAGATAAAAGTCTGATGGCACAGAAGACTGATTTACTTATTGGCAAACATAAATGCAGGTAATGGATCGTTATGTTGATCCCCTGGTGTCTCACTTGAAGGCAATGCTAAATTATCGCAAATTCCGACGGGGCACAAAAGCAGAGGTTGATGAACTGTTGAAGATTGAAAAATTGGAGTTTCCTATGAGGATTGTTTATTGTTTCGGGATATCACATGAACATCCAGGGACTTTCATACTGACCTATATACGGAGTACAAATCCACACCATGAGTATGTTGGGCTGTATCCTAAGGGGTTCAAGTTCAGAAAAAGGATGTTTGAGAGCATTGATCGGCTTGTAGCACATTTTCAGAAGTATATTGATGAGCCTCAACATGAGTCCGGACCATCAATTAGATCAGTTGCTGCTATGGTGCCCATGCGAAGCCCTGCAACTGGGGGTTCTTCGGGTGCATCCGCAGGATGGGGTGGTTCAAACAATGAGGGTGGTTGGAGAGGCCAGTCGTTTGACAGGGATAGGTCTTCTACACCGAGTTCGCGAACAGGTGAAGTTTATCCCCAATTGAAATATATGCTATCTAATGGAGTGTAAACTAGGGACTACTATATTTAGTTTGCCACTTGCTGTAGGTTCTAAATTTCTGGGCTGTACTTGCTCTTCAAGTAGAACAGCAGTAGACATATAAAAAATTCAATCAACTGATTAACAAACAGCAGTTCATTTTCTGCCCTACCCTTGGAATATGTGGTGTAGAACTTCTTTTTGCACAATTTGGCTAACTTGATTAAAAGTTACTAGGCTAGATCTTTATTTCTTGTTATGAAAGGGTTCTTTTTCATTGTTGCACACATACAAACTATTAGTTaacatttccctacatttctccTCTCCATTTTATGGATGGTTTTGTTTTCACTTAATTTCTCTGTATCtttattaaatgaaattttgtttGTCTTTATTGGTGCAAGTCTGTTGTATTTATTTGCTTGACGTAGTAGCATGTTGGTCCTATGATTTTCCTCAGTGTCAAAAACGTATGAAAGTAAGTTGTCAGTGAcgtttttgtgtttggttttACAGGCAGAAATGATTACAGAAATGGTGGTGGTCGAGATGGACATCCAAGTGGCCTACCTAGACCATATGGAGGGCGCGGTCGTGGTCGAGGAACATATAACGAT
This region includes:
- the LOC133721826 gene encoding transcription elongation factor SPT6 homolog; the encoded protein is MGKAVISDDEDEVELDEEDREPLDGDTVDQDGGGGGGDEDEDEEDEGPDEYEKDDFIVDDVDEEDDQEEEERADSDEERQKKKKRKKKEEYVLDEDDYELLEDNNVIAPRRKGKFKRLKKAQRHAQGDLGGLSDEEEFPGTGKGGRTAEEKLKFSLFGGDDEGPPLEDIAEEEEPAEAEDDGEDEMADFIVDEEFDEAGVPVRQKKLKKKKSRQAPGVSSSALQEAHDIFGDVDELLQLRKQGLDSSEWKERRLEDEFEPIVLSEKYMTEKDDQIREIDVPERIQVYEESTGFPPLDEKSIDDESTWIFNQLASGTVPFFGKTGLGNSISRDDIIGFLNLHHVQKLDVPFIAMYRKEECLSILKDPEHMDMDDQNEKASTLKWHKVLWSIQDLHRKWLLLQKRKSALQSYYEKRFDEESRRIYDETRLTLNQQLFESIMKSLKAAESEREVDDVDTKFNLHFPAGEIGVDEGQYKRPKRKSLYSICSKAGLWEVASKFGYTSEQFGLQLSLEKMRMDELEDAKETPEELASNFTCAMFETPQEVLKGARHMAAVEISCEPCVRKYVRSNYLDMVELSTSPTPDGNTAIEAFHQFAGVKWLQRKPLNRFGDAQWLLIQKAEEEKLLQVTIKLPEDRLNKLMSDFNEYYLSDGVSKSAQLWNEQRKLILQDALFNFLLPSMEKEARSLLTSRAKNWLLMEYGKVLWNKVSVGPYQRKENDISSDDEAAPRVMACCWGPGKPATTFVMLDSSGEVLDVLYTGSLTLRSQNVNDQQRKKNDQERVLKFMTDHQPHVAVLGAVNLSCVRLKEDIYEIIFKMVEENPRDVGQDMDGLSIVYGDESLARLYENSRISSDQLPAQSGIVKRAVALGRYLQNPLAMVATLCGPGREILSWKLNPLENFLTPDEKYAMIEQVMVDVTNQVGLDINLAISHEWLFAPLQFISGLGPRKAAFLQRSLVRSGAIFTRKDFLTAHGLSKKVFVNAVGFLRVRRSGLAASSSQFIDLLDDTRIHPESYILAQELAKDVFEVDGGNDDEDAMEMAIEHVRDRPAYLKNLDVEAYAKSKERENKIQTFCDIRRELIQGFQDWRKKYEELSQDEEFYMISGETEDTLAEGRIVLATVRRVQAQRAICALESGLTGMLMKEDYSDDSRDISDLSERLNEGDILSCKIKSIQKNRYQVFLVCRESEMRNNRNQNIQHLDNYYHEDRRSLQTEQEKARKEKELAKKHFKPRMIVHPRFQNITADEAMKFLSDKDPGESIIRPSSRGPSYLTLTLKVYDGVYAHKDVVEGGKEHKDITSLLRIGKTLKIGEDTFEDLDEVMDRYVDPLVSHLKAMLNYRKFRRGTKAEVDELLKIEKLEFPMRIVYCFGISHEHPGTFILTYIRSTNPHHEYVGLYPKGFKFRKRMFESIDRLVAHFQKYIDEPQHESGPSIRSVAAMVPMRSPATGGSSGASAGWGGSNNEGGWRGQSFDRDRSSTPSSRTGRNDYRNGGGRDGHPSGLPRPYGGRGRGRGTYNDSRGNNERHDSGFDGPTWGSDTKDGNDGLGNFPGAKVQNSPGREAFPGGWGTGGSGSGSGGGSSWAGGGGSGWGQESGGGSGGWGGAAANDAAADNEPSGWGSDSKKKGSGDGTSGWGSQSGGGGGGW